The genomic stretch GTCAATCAACCAGATTTTTTGAAgacaagttaaaattttcaaatatattcgtgtttaaaaaatcatcgctttcaatatattgagtcaaattgatgtttgagagcatggatataatcagaagAGGTATACAACATATAAGAAGTAGTTCCATGTCAATCCAAGCTCATTTGGTCAATCGGCCGGTTTTAGGCAAAATTGGTCAATGTACTAAACGTCAAATTGACGATTaagggtatgaatataatcaagagaaataACTGAATTCATTGAAATTAATTTCATATCAATCTGAGTTCGCTTGGTCTATCAATTGATTTtatctaaaattgattttgatatgaaaaaataaataaatcattctAACTTAGATTGATTTCTTTAAAATTCTAACATTTTAGTATAAAATTAAATCTATTCGACTACTTTAAAATATCAATCTactagtaaaaataaaataaaacatagatacataaattaataattttaaaactatcatTTAATAATTTAAGAAATTTACCTACATTAAGGATTTCTTTAAAATTCTAACATTTTAGCATAGAATTAAATCTATTCGACTACTTTAAAATATCAATCTactagtaaaaataaaataaaaaatagatacataaattaataattttaaaactatcatTTAATAATTTAAGAAATTTATCCAAATCACTTCTTAAATTACTCGTAAAATaatgtaattataattatttgTATAATTATTTTCCTTCGAGGAAAAATGCACACATGCAGTCTTCACGCATATAATCTTCTGTAAGTAGACCCACATAccatttatgtttttattttacaTTTGACTAGACTTTATTACTCGAGGTTTTAAATAGAATAACTTTTATAATATAATAATGTTAGGAAAAACAAACCTTAAGCTACGAAgagaaaatatatatttctttgacatttaatataaaataaaattacatctATCAAACTGACtatacatttattttaaaatttattctttatatatatatatttctttatcAATGATGACGAGCTCCACCACCGTCATTGATTGGCGGCGGAGGCGGAGTTCTTGGGCGTCTGGATCTCAAGACTCCATTCGTCGAAGATTGACTGTTGTTATTTGCATGATGATGAGCTCCACCACCGTCTTTGGGCGGTGGCGAAGTCAGAGTTCTTGAGCGTTTGGATCTCGAGGCTCTATCCGTCGACGATTGGCTCTCGTTTATAGCATGATGACGAGCTCCACCGCCGTCTTTGGGCGGCGGTGAAGTCGGAGTTCTTGAGCGTTTGGATCTCAAGGCTTCATCCGCGATCTGTTGACTCTCGTTTATGGCATGATGACTAGCTCCACCGCCGTCTTTGATCAGTGGCTTAGTCGGAGTCAGGGTTCTCGAGCGTTGAAGTACCAAATCTTCATTTACCGGCAGCAGCTGCAGTTTGTCGACAGCATGAGTATGGGATCCATCGCCATCGCCGACTCCCGGTCGGGCCGGAGTTCTGTCGGCATCCGAGTCCTTCTTCGCCGGTGCATAA from Zingiber officinale cultivar Zhangliang chromosome 5B, Zo_v1.1, whole genome shotgun sequence encodes the following:
- the LOC121987564 gene encoding uncharacterized protein LOC121987564, with protein sequence MGSVWVSYAPAKKDSDADRTPARPGVGDGDGSHTHAVDKLQLLPVNEDLVLQRSRTLTPTKPLIKDGGGASHHAINESQQIADEALRSKRSRTPTSPPPKDGGGARHHAINESQSSTDRASRSKRSRTLTSPPPKDGGGAHHHANNNSQSSTNGVLRSRRPRTPPPPPINDGGGARHH